One window of Perca flavescens isolate YP-PL-M2 chromosome 15, PFLA_1.0, whole genome shotgun sequence genomic DNA carries:
- the tob2 gene encoding protein Tob2: MHLEVKVALNFIVSYLYNKLPRRRADLFGEELERILMSRFEGHWYPEAPLRGSAFRCIHLGAPRDPVVELAAKRSGLDTEEVRANVPAELSVWIDPYEVSYQIGEKGAVKVLYLEDPPGLGCDGERAEGVIREGKGEAEAEEAKSLGFNPDAQVFVPIGSQASPALMPSLSSSPTPLSGQPCPGLFSYPSSSTPPDPAAHSSNTSTPSPPSGGLPYLSAQQPPSALATARPQPITFTTASFAATKFGSTKMKKCSVAGSAGGPGAVLPPAQRMLTRSPPTISAPELLKHKPLSLSLHSLGGPIASQLSPNAKEFVYPGSPGPLYFDADTQPMQPHASPFQPPHAVNTHPSFDPFSSPPPGQSVGIIGGGNGGISYMEKPPFVEGLGSYNLQYPSQSFQPVVLAN, translated from the coding sequence ATGCATCTGGAAGTGAAAGTCGCCCTCAACTTCATTGTGTCCTACCTGTACAACAAGCTGCCTCGGCGTCGAGCTGACCTGTTTGGCGAGGAGCTGGAGAGGATACTGATGTCTCGTTTTGAGGGTCACTGGTACCCTGAAGCCCCTCTCAGGGGCTCGGCCTTCCGCTGCATTCACCTGGGAGCACCGAGGGACCCCGTGGTGGAGTTGGCTGCCAAGAGAAGTGGACTGGACACCGAGGAAGTGCGCGCGAATGTCCCTGCGGAGCTCAGTGTGTGGATTGACCCGTACGAGGTATCCTACCAGATCGGAGAGAAGGGGGCGGTGAAGGTTCTCTACCTGGAGGACCCTCCCGGACTCGGCTGTGACGGCGAGAGGGCCGAGGGGGTGATCAGAGAGGGTAAAGGAGAAGCAGAGGCGGAGGAGGCCAAGAGTCTGGGCTTTAACCCAGACGCTCAGGTGTTTGTGCCGATCGGAAGCCAGGCGTCCCCTGCCCTCATGCCGTCACTCTCCAGCTCTCCCACGCCTCTGTCTGGCCAGCCCTGCCCCGGCCTCTTCAGCTACCCCAGCTCCAGCACGCCCCCCGACCCTGCCGCCCACTCCTCAAACACCTCCACCCCTTCTCCTCCCAGCGGCGGGCTGCCCTACCTCTCCGCCCAGCAGCCGCCCTCCGCTCTCGCCACTGCCCGTCCTCAGCCCATCACCTTCACCACCGCCAGCTTCGCCGCCACTAAATTCGGCTCGACCAAGATGAAGAAGTGCAGCGTGGCCGGGTCGGCCGGCGGCCCCGGAGCGGTCCTACCTCCTGCCCAGAGGATGCTCACGCGCTCTCCTCCCACCATCTCGGCGCCGGAGCTGCTCAAGCACAAGCCCCTGTCCCTGTCCCTGCACTCCCTCGGAGGTCCCATCGCCAGCCAGCTCTCTCCCAACGCCAAAGAGTTTGTCTACCCAGGATCCCCAGGCCCCCTTTACTTTGATGCCGACACCCAGCCCATGCAGCCTCATGCCAGCCCATTCCAACCCCCCCACGCTGTCAACACCCATCCGTCCTTTGACCCCTTCTCCAGCCCCCCCCCTGGCCAGAGCGTGGGCATCATCGGCGGCGGCAACGGAGGAATCTCCTACATGGAGAAGCCGCCGTTTGTCGAGGGTTTAGGAAGCTACAACCTGCAATATCCCAGCCAGTCCTTCCAGCCGGTCGTGCTGGCCAACTAA